In the genome of Euleptes europaea isolate rEulEur1 chromosome 7, rEulEur1.hap1, whole genome shotgun sequence, one region contains:
- the GAREM2 gene encoding GRB2-associated and regulator of MAPK protein 2 has product MERVAAALGRVAWSPGPPLPLDLIVAKGRLPALVRPAPGESMEGVNDQDVLFVHSCRQWTTVTAHSLEEGHYVIGPKIDIPLQYPGKFKLLDQDRDVREPVQYFNSVEEVASIFPDRVFVMEAITFSVKVVSGEFSEDSEVYNFTLHAGDELTLMGQAEILCAKAAKEKSRFNTLLRKLGKAGGPSSSSGGSGGNGSGGGGSKQLKGKMPCLICMNHRTNESLSLPFQCKGRFSTRSPLELQMQEGEHTIRSIIEKVRLPVNVTVPSRPPRNPYDLHAIREGHCYKLVSIISKTVVLCCILRRDEVAPFHFLLLTDMPRFLLPEGMLRGGGDAQLEKLLHECAALCQECFDPNEYSKAVREAKPDFSEECASPRRVRLCLQGYAHNELAQSFQRLSLCLYSAAESGCQDSEHSAHLAEASDSEREYMTPDWAEPTFRTQELPYEELWTNQSTENYSEPSSNLPGLESANKGHRDLISFASISSPFGSPRCQGLLKAEPLGEIPPPVPPKSEAVREECRLLIAPPVPPRGGHPPASSSPPVPLRFPKLQPAASPSSSLSYYSSGLHDIVSRPRSGSCSPSPDSYSLYCYPCTWGDCKAGESSTRPLSSPQAQPQSPPQPTQVSSWSDPWAYSDLGPSVATGRSTPLLGSGDSASIKSYHSCPRLKPPPPQKRFAPFGALNPFANLAYSSSPASSGSSDWLESLEWQKPAASSPETFDPFEGTSSPEGELHYSPAPPPRPTKAFEPTENIVIRTAVAPLSPTIVHGAEGGVTRLYLAQGVIEVPPARLNGDGSPWQPPADLSSLALEEVSRCLRFIGLSEDVVSFFARERIDGSIFVQLTEEILSEDFHLTKLQVKKIMQFIKGWRPKI; this is encoded by the exons GTAAATTTAAGCTGCTGGACCAGGACAGGGACGTCCGGGAGCCAGTCCAGTACTTCAACAGTGTGGAGGAAGTGGCCAGCATCTTCCCAGATCGAGTGTTTGTGATGGAGGCCATCACCTTCAGCGTCAAG GTTGTGTCGGGCGAGTTCAGCGAGGACAGCGAGGTGTACAACTTTACACTGCACGCGGGGGATGAGCTGACGCTCATGGGGCAGGCAGAGATCCTGTGTGCCAAGGCTGCAAAGGAGAAGTCACGCTTCAATACTCTGCTTCGCAAGCTGGGCAAAGCGGgaggccccagcagcagcagtggtggaaGCGGTGGGAACGGCagtggaggtggtggcagcaagCAGCTGAAAGGCAAGATGCCGTGCCTGATCTGCATGAACCACCGGACCAACGAAAGCCTCAGCCTCCCCTTCCAGTGCAAGGGGCGCTTTAGCACCCGCTCCCCACTGGAGCTGCAGATGCAGGAGGGGGAGCACACCATCCGCAGCATCATCGAGAAGGTGCGACTGCCTGTCAACGTGACCGTCCCCAGTCGACCGCCTCGCAATCCCTACGACCTGCACGCCATCCGCGAGGGCCACTGTTACAAGCTGGTGAGCATCATCTCTAAGACTGTGGTGCTGTGCTGCATCCTCCGCAGGGACGAGGTGGCGCCCTTCCACTTCCTTCTGCTCACAGACATGccccgcttcctgctgccagagGGGATGTTGCGTGGAGGCGGAGACGCCCAGCTGGAAAAGCTTTTGCACGAGTGTGCCGCCCTCTGCCAGGAATGCTTTGACCCCAACGAATACTCCAAGGCCGTGCGCGAGGCCAAACCGGACTTCTCGGAAGAGTGTGCCAGCCCACGTCGTGTACGGCTCTGCTTGCAGGGCTACGCCCACAACGAACTAGCCCAGTCTTTCCAGCGCCTCTCGCTCTGCCTTTATAGCGCCGCCGAAAGTGGCTGCCAGGACTCC gaGCACTCTGCCCATCTTGCTGAGGCTTCAGACTCTGAGCGCGAGTACATGACGCCCGACTGGGCCGAACCCACATTCCGGACTCAGGAGCTCCCGTACGAGGAGCTGTGGACCAATCAGAGCACTGAGAACTACTCGGAACCCAGCAGCAACCTGCCAGGATTGGAGAGTGCCAATAAGGGCCATCGTGATCTCATCTCCTTTGCAAGCATCTCCTCCCCGTTTGGCTCCCCACGTTGCCAAGGCCTCCTGAAAGCCGAGCCTTTGGGGGAGATTCCGCCCCCAGTCCCACCCAAATCCGAAGCG GTGAGGGAGGAGTGCCGCCTGCTCATTGCGCCCCCAGTACCCCCACGGGGTGGCCACCCGCCCGCCTCTTCCAGCCCTCCAGTGCCTCTGCGCTTCCCCAAGCTCCAGCCGGCTGCTTCGCCCAGCTCCAGCCTCTCCTACTACTCATCTGGACTTCACGACATCGT gtcaaggccacgGAGTGGCAGCTGCTCCCCGTCTCCGGACTCCTACTCCCTCTACTGCTACCCTTGCACGTGGGGTGACTGCAAAGCTGGGGAGTCCTCTACCCGCCCGCTTTCTAGTCCCCAGGCACAACCACAGTCTCCACCGCAGCCCACACAGGTGTCTTCGTGGTCAGATCCGTGGGCCTACAGCGACCTGGGACCCAGCGTGGCAACCGGCCGATCCACCCCGCTGCTGGGAAGCGGCGACTCCGCCTCCATCAAGAGCTACCACAGCTGCCCCCGCCTgaaacctccccctcctcagaaACGCTTTGCCCCCTTTGGGGCTCTCAACCCCTTCGCCAATCTGGCCTATTCCTCCAGCCCGGCTTCCTCTGGCTCCTCAGACTGGCTGGAGTCCCTCGAGTGGCAAAAGCCTGCTGCATCCTCTCCAGAGACCTTTGACCCCTTTGAGGGCACTTCCTCCCCAGAGGGGGAGCTGCACTACAGCCCTGCTCCCCCTCCTCGGCCGACGAAGGCCTTTGAGCCAACCGAAAACATTGTCATCCGCACGGCTGTGGCTCCGTTGTCTCCTACCATTGTTCATGGTGCCGAGGGAGGGGTCACTCGCTTATATTTGGCCCAGGGGGTCATTGAGGTGCCGCCAGCCCGGCTCAATGGGGACGGCTCGCCCTGGCAGCCCCCGGCTGACCTGTCCTCGCTGGCCCTCGAGGAGGTGTCCCGGTGCTTGCGTTTCATCGGCCTCTCGGAGGACGTGGTCAGCTTCTTCGCCCGTGAGCGTATCGACGGCAGCATCTTTGTACAGCTCACAGAGGAGATCCTGTCAGAGGACTTCCACCTCACCAAACTTCAGGTCAAGAAAATCATGCAGTTTATCAAGGGCTGGAGGCCTAAGATCTAG